The Pirellulales bacterium genome window below encodes:
- a CDS encoding slipin family protein — MRTPSAFPILVFVVILGVGLGIAYALYGPSDHVESRWIAACTVVIAVVVSSAIRIANQWEKAVILRLGHFRSLEGPGLFFIIPIIDTVPYWIDTRVLTASFKAEKTLTKDTVPVDVDAVLFWKVVDPKKAALDVADYQSAISWASQTALRDVIGKTMLSDMLEGREKISSELQKIIDERTEPWGINVISVEVKDVLIPPALEDAMSMQAQAERERQARVILGDSERQVAEKFGEAAKTYANNPTALHLRAMNMLYEGLKQNATIVIVPSTAVETMQLGSVAGLTSLTMGLGQEHARKQQEGERSDR; from the coding sequence ATGAGAACGCCCAGCGCTTTTCCAATCTTGGTCTTCGTCGTAATTCTTGGCGTCGGCCTAGGAATAGCATACGCCCTCTATGGCCCTTCGGATCACGTGGAAAGCAGGTGGATTGCTGCCTGCACTGTAGTGATTGCCGTGGTAGTTTCTTCCGCAATTCGGATTGCAAATCAGTGGGAAAAGGCAGTGATCTTGCGGCTTGGCCATTTCCGCTCGCTGGAAGGCCCAGGGCTGTTCTTCATTATTCCAATAATCGACACCGTCCCCTACTGGATTGACACCCGCGTGCTCACGGCTTCGTTCAAGGCAGAAAAGACCCTGACAAAAGATACGGTGCCGGTGGACGTGGACGCCGTGCTCTTTTGGAAGGTCGTGGACCCCAAGAAGGCGGCCCTGGACGTTGCCGACTATCAGAGCGCCATCAGTTGGGCTTCTCAAACGGCTCTGCGTGACGTAATCGGCAAGACCATGCTTTCGGACATGCTGGAGGGCCGAGAGAAGATCAGCAGCGAGTTGCAGAAGATCATTGATGAGCGCACCGAGCCGTGGGGAATCAACGTGATTTCGGTGGAGGTCAAGGATGTGCTGATTCCTCCGGCATTGGAGGACGCGATGTCGATGCAAGCCCAAGCCGAAAGGGAACGTCAGGCCCGGGTGATCCTGGGAGATTCAGAGCGGCAGGTCGCCGAGAAGTTTGGAGAAGCGGCCAAGACCTACGCCAACAATCCTACCGCACTTCATTTGCGAGCGATGAACATGCTTTATGAGGGTCTGAAACAGAACGCCACCATCGTCATTGTGCCCAGTACCGCTGTTGAAACCATGCAACTCGGCAGCGTTGCCGGACTCACATCGCTGACGATGGGGCTGGGCCAAGAGCATGCAAGGAAACAGCAGGAAGGTGAGCGTAGCGACCGGTAG